The following is a genomic window from Candidatus Zixiibacteriota bacterium.
CGTCCCATTCGTACGAAAACGATACGGCGGATTGTGGCCGGCATTGCAATACGTGAAGGTCCGCGCCTCGGCGTCGTACACGCCATAGAATAACGTCACAAACGTGCGCGTATCGGTCGAGCCCAGAAGGAGACGATTGACCGTGCTGACACACTCCGCGACCGAAACGGCGGTCCGCGCGGCGCCGCGCATCGTCGCCTGCAAATTGGCCATCAGGAGCGCCGCCGGCATTCCCTTGCCGGAGACGTCGCCGACCACAATCCCCCAGCGGTTGTGCCCCAGATCGATGTAGTCGAAGTAGTCGCCGCCGACATCGTGAGCCGGGACCGACAACCCGGCCACATCGGCCCCGGGGATTTCCGGCGCGCTACGCGGCAGGAGCATCTGCTGGATGCTGGTCGCATGGCGCAGATCCTCCTCCAGCCGCCGGAGACGGACCTCTTCGATGTACAGTCGCGCATTCTCGATCACCTGCGCGCACTGGGAGGCGATGATCGCCGCCAACCGTGCATCTTCCGAACTGATCTCGCCTTCGATCTTGTTGAACAGATTGAGAATCCCGACCAGCCGCCCCTTCAATTCCAAAGGAACCGACAGCAGAGATTTGATCGGCAGATTCTGGACGTCCGAGCCGCCGAAACGCTCATCGGTCGCCAGGTCATTGATCACCAGCGGCCGACGGTTCTTGTGCATCCAGCCGGTGAGCTGGAGCCCCAGCCGCATCGGCAGGTCATCCTGCCCCGGCTGCATGACACGCACCAAGGTCTTGGTCGGATCACTCTCGGTGTTGCCAAACAGGTGGATTGTCCCTTGGGCAACTCCGAGACGCTTCACGCACTTGCCGACGATCAATTCGTTGATCTGCTCCGGCGCCATGGTCGAGTTGATCGCCAGAGCGATTTCATTGAGAACCGACAGCTCCTCCACCGCCCGATGCAGCCGCCGGTTTTCCTCCCGCAGCTTGGCGACTTCGGGCGTCTCCGACCCGGATGGCTCCCCTTTGGCGCTGAACAATGCTGACATGGAAGGTCAACTCCCCAAGCCAACTCATAAGTAAATCAACGGGTTGCGGAAGTCAAGGGCAAGGCCGACAATGGCGA
Proteins encoded in this region:
- a CDS encoding GAF domain-containing SpoIIE family protein phosphatase encodes the protein MSALFSAKGEPSGSETPEVAKLREENRRLHRAVEELSVLNEIALAINSTMAPEQINELIVGKCVKRLGVAQGTIHLFGNTESDPTKTLVRVMQPGQDDLPMRLGLQLTGWMHKNRRPLVINDLATDERFGGSDVQNLPIKSLLSVPLELKGRLVGILNLFNKIEGEISSEDARLAAIIASQCAQVIENARLYIEEVRLRRLEEDLRHATSIQQMLLPRSAPEIPGADVAGLSVPAHDVGGDYFDYIDLGHNRWGIVVGDVSGKGMPAALLMANLQATMRGAARTAVSVAECVSTVNRLLLGSTDTRTFVTLFYGVYDAEARTFTYCNAGHNPPYRFRTNGTLDTLRTGGPLAAAFAWSQYDEATIALEPGDGLLIFTDGVTEAANPEDEQFGEPRLEDLIRTHCQAAAKPLIDQVVADVLAFQKTAPVADDLTLVCLRV